A genomic segment from Peribacillus sp. ACCC06369 encodes:
- the jag gene encoding RNA-binding cell elongation regulator Jag/EloR, giving the protein MKKVTATGQSVEEAVNLALAQLNSTKDRVEIEIEDEGKKGFFGLFGARKAIVHVTLPADPIEETLEFLKNVSVEMGVNAEIDVHRKGKNVTFHLSGEKIALLIGKRGQTLNSLQYLAQLVANRYSKQFLNITVDAEDYRNRRNETLIQLADRMAIKAKKTGKAVSLEPMPSYERKVIHNALLHYPKIKTTSSGTEPYRHLVITPLK; this is encoded by the coding sequence GTGAAAAAGGTAACTGCTACAGGACAATCTGTCGAAGAAGCAGTAAATTTAGCTTTAGCTCAACTGAACAGCACTAAGGATCGCGTGGAGATAGAAATAGAAGATGAAGGCAAAAAAGGATTTTTTGGTTTATTTGGTGCAAGGAAGGCGATTGTCCATGTGACATTGCCTGCCGATCCCATTGAAGAGACACTTGAATTTTTGAAGAATGTCAGCGTGGAAATGGGAGTCAATGCAGAAATTGATGTCCACCGTAAAGGTAAGAACGTAACATTCCATTTATCAGGTGAGAAAATAGCATTATTAATTGGAAAAAGGGGTCAAACACTAAATTCTCTTCAGTATTTAGCGCAGCTGGTTGCAAATCGATATTCGAAGCAGTTTTTGAATATTACTGTGGATGCAGAAGATTATCGAAATCGCCGCAATGAAACTTTAATCCAATTGGCTGATAGAATGGCAATTAAAGCCAAGAAAACAGGTAAGGCTGTTTCACTGGAGCCGATGCCTTCCTATGAACGGAAGGTCATCCATAATGCTCTCCTGCATTATCCAAAAATAAAAACAACTTCAAGTGGGACGGAACCATATCGCCATTTGGTCATTACTCCACTCAAATGA
- the rsmG gene encoding 16S rRNA (guanine(527)-N(7))-methyltransferase RsmG, whose protein sequence is MNIEQFQQALQEKGIELSPHQLDQFDTYYRLLVEWNEKMNLTAITNKEEVYLKHFYDSISAAFYFDFNKSYRICDVGAGAGFPSIPLKICFPDIHVSIVDSLNKRISFLNHLAESLQLKGVSFYHDRAETFAQKLEQRESYDIVMARAVARMSVLSELCLPLVKPNGTFIAMKAASAQDEMDTGKKAIFTLGGEIEEIHPFTLPEENSERNIITVKKVKKTPKKYPRKPGTPNKQPIE, encoded by the coding sequence ATGAATATTGAACAGTTCCAACAAGCACTGCAGGAGAAAGGGATTGAGCTTTCTCCTCACCAGCTTGATCAGTTTGACACTTATTATCGATTATTGGTGGAATGGAACGAAAAGATGAACTTAACAGCCATCACTAATAAGGAAGAAGTTTATCTAAAGCATTTTTATGATTCAATCAGCGCAGCCTTCTATTTCGACTTTAACAAGTCATATCGAATTTGCGATGTTGGGGCTGGAGCCGGATTTCCGAGTATTCCATTGAAGATTTGTTTCCCTGATATCCACGTATCGATTGTGGATTCTTTGAATAAGCGAATCTCTTTTTTGAATCACCTTGCTGAGTCCTTACAATTAAAGGGAGTTTCCTTCTATCATGACCGGGCGGAAACCTTCGCCCAAAAACTGGAGCAACGCGAATCCTATGATATTGTCATGGCAAGAGCGGTAGCCAGGATGTCCGTTTTAAGTGAACTATGTTTGCCGCTTGTTAAGCCAAACGGGACGTTCATTGCCATGAAAGCGGCTAGTGCACAGGATGAAATGGACACAGGGAAAAAGGCCATTTTTACATTAGGCGGAGAAATCGAAGAAATTCATCCTTTCACATTGCCAGAGGAAAATAGTGAAAGAAACATCATTACAGTAAAAAAAGTGAAGAAGACTCCTAAAAAATACCCAAGAAAACCAGGGACACCGAATAAGCAGCCTATTGAATAA
- the mnmE gene encoding tRNA uridine-5-carboxymethylaminomethyl(34) synthesis GTPase MnmE, with the protein MEFDTITAISTPLGEGAIAIVRISGDEAIEIADRIFKGPGGKGLLEVKSHTIHYGHLIQPKTGEIIEEVMVSVMKGPKTFTREDVVEINCHGGIVSVNRVLQLILSQGARLAEPGEFTKRAFLNGRIDLSQAEAVMDLIRAKTDKAMNVALGQMEGRLSKLIQNLRQEILQTLAQVEVNIDYPEYDDVEEMTHRLFLEKGIYVKTEIEKLLHTAQQGKILRDGLATVIIGRPNVGKSSLLNSLVHENKAIVTDIPGTTRDVIEEYVNVRGVPLKLVDTAGIRETEDIVERIGVERSRAVLKEADLILLVLNYSDDFTTEDEKLFQAVDGMDVIVIINKTDLPQKIDLAKVKEKAASHKVVSTSLLEDKGVDELEEAIASLFFEGSLETGDLTYVSNARHIALLGQALQSIEDAIEAIEMGTPVDLVQIDFTKAWELLGEIIGESVQDNLINQLFSQFCLGK; encoded by the coding sequence ATGGAATTCGATACAATCACCGCTATCTCTACTCCCTTAGGGGAAGGGGCAATCGCCATCGTTAGAATCAGCGGTGATGAGGCCATAGAAATAGCCGATAGGATCTTTAAAGGACCAGGTGGAAAAGGATTGCTTGAAGTGAAATCACATACGATTCATTATGGCCACCTAATCCAGCCTAAAACAGGTGAAATCATAGAGGAAGTCATGGTTTCGGTCATGAAGGGTCCAAAGACATTTACAAGAGAAGATGTAGTTGAAATAAATTGTCACGGTGGAATAGTTTCGGTCAATCGGGTATTACAGCTCATTCTCTCACAAGGTGCTCGTTTAGCAGAACCTGGTGAATTTACGAAACGGGCTTTTTTGAATGGCAGGATCGATCTTTCTCAAGCTGAGGCCGTTATGGATTTAATCCGTGCTAAAACGGATAAAGCCATGAATGTTGCTTTAGGTCAAATGGAAGGCCGGCTTTCGAAATTAATCCAAAACCTACGTCAAGAAATTTTACAGACCCTCGCTCAAGTCGAGGTAAATATAGATTATCCGGAATATGATGATGTCGAAGAAATGACGCATCGTTTATTTTTGGAAAAAGGCATTTATGTGAAGACTGAAATAGAGAAACTGCTTCACACGGCCCAACAAGGGAAAATCTTGCGAGATGGGCTTGCGACGGTTATCATAGGGCGCCCCAATGTCGGAAAATCTTCTTTGCTTAACAGCTTGGTTCATGAAAATAAAGCGATTGTCACTGATATCCCAGGTACAACACGTGATGTAATTGAAGAGTATGTCAATGTTCGCGGTGTACCGCTTAAACTTGTCGATACAGCAGGAATACGCGAAACGGAAGATATCGTTGAACGAATTGGAGTTGAACGGTCCCGTGCAGTATTAAAAGAGGCGGATCTAATATTACTTGTATTGAACTATTCCGATGATTTTACAACGGAAGATGAAAAACTATTCCAAGCGGTTGATGGAATGGATGTTATCGTTATCATCAATAAAACCGACCTTCCACAGAAAATCGATTTGGCAAAGGTTAAGGAAAAGGCGGCATCCCATAAGGTTGTTTCCACTTCTTTACTTGAGGATAAAGGGGTCGATGAATTGGAAGAAGCCATCGCTTCACTATTTTTTGAGGGATCTTTAGAAACGGGAGACCTGACCTATGTTTCCAATGCCAGGCATATAGCTTTGCTAGGACAGGCATTACAGTCAATCGAAGACGCAATCGAAGCTATTGAAATGGGTACGCCGGTTGATTTGGTTCAAATTGATTTCACGAAAGCATGGGAGCTTCTTGGGGAAATCATTGGTGAAAGCGTTCAGGATAATTTAATCAACCAATTGTTCTCACAATTTTGTTTAGGAAAATAA
- the noc gene encoding nucleoid occlusion protein, giving the protein MKHPFSRFFGFGEKEEQQLEMETPSNNNEEIRKISISDIVPNRFQPRTVFNDDKIAELAQTIHTHGIIQPIVVRAYGQGKYEIIAGERRFRAMQKLGWELAPAIIKDFTDTETASVALIENLQREELTPIEEALAYGKLLELHSLTQEALAQRLGIGQSTVANKLRLLKLPQEVQDALLQKQITERHARSLIPLKSPEKQLKLLLEIIEKGLNVKQTEEQVVKLLTGTVQKPKPKRKAFSKDMRIAVNTIRQSLSMVTDNGINLDAEEEEFEEYYQFTIKIPKKKT; this is encoded by the coding sequence ATGAAGCATCCTTTTTCGCGGTTCTTTGGGTTTGGCGAAAAAGAAGAACAGCAACTAGAGATGGAGACACCTAGCAATAATAATGAAGAGATAAGAAAAATTTCCATTTCTGATATTGTGCCTAATCGATTTCAACCAAGGACAGTTTTTAATGACGATAAAATTGCTGAATTGGCTCAAACGATTCATACACATGGAATCATTCAACCAATTGTAGTAAGGGCTTATGGACAGGGGAAATATGAAATCATTGCTGGTGAGCGTCGTTTTCGAGCCATGCAAAAGCTTGGCTGGGAATTGGCACCTGCAATAATCAAAGATTTCACCGATACAGAAACGGCTTCCGTTGCGCTGATAGAAAACCTTCAGCGTGAAGAACTGACACCGATTGAAGAAGCTTTGGCTTACGGTAAACTATTGGAGCTGCATAGTTTAACCCAAGAAGCTCTGGCACAAAGACTGGGAATAGGACAATCTACCGTGGCGAATAAGCTTCGGTTGCTTAAGCTGCCCCAAGAGGTTCAAGATGCACTTCTTCAAAAGCAAATTACGGAACGCCATGCCCGCTCGTTGATACCGTTAAAAAGTCCAGAAAAGCAGCTTAAACTGCTTTTGGAAATCATCGAAAAGGGGTTAAACGTCAAGCAGACCGAAGAGCAGGTCGTCAAGCTCTTAACGGGTACTGTGCAAAAGCCGAAACCTAAGCGGAAAGCGTTTAGTAAAGACATGAGGATTGCCGTGAATACTATACGCCAATCACTCAGTATGGTTACAGACAATGGAATAAATTTGGATGCAGAGGAAGAAGAATTCGAGGAGTATTATCAATTCACGATTAAAATACCTAAGAAAAAAACTTGA
- the mnmG gene encoding tRNA uridine-5-carboxymethylaminomethyl(34) synthesis enzyme MnmG: MQYEAGSYDVIVIGAGHAGSEAGLAAARVGAKTLMITINLDMVAFMPCNPSVGGPAKGIVVREIDALGGEMGKNIDKTHIQMRMLNTAKGPAVRALRAQADKFLYQQEMKKTIEDQENLTLIQGMVEELIVENDVCTGVITKTGAVYRAKTVVITTGTYLRGEIILGELKYSSGPNNQQPSIRLSEHLEQLGFDLVRFKTGTPPRVNSSSIDYSKTEIQPGDEVPRAFSYETTKFITDQLPCWLTYTNEGTHQLIDDNLHRSPMYSGMIKGTGPRYCPSIEDKVVRFNDKPRHQIFLEPEGRNTKEVYVQGLSTSLPEDVQVKILQTIPGLEKAEMMRAGYAIEYDAIVPTQLWPTLETKKIKNLYTAGQINGTSGYEEAAGQGLMAGINAGLNAIGKEELILSRSDAYIGVLIDDLVTKGTNEPYRLLTSRAEYRLLLRHDNADLRLTEIGFNIGMIQEERYNRFLLKKEAVEMEKERLKSNFIKPTKEVQEIITASGGSELKDGIRASDLLKRPEMDYSHIQKLAPSDVELSDEVTEQVEIQIKYEGYIEKSLQQVDRLKKMENKKIPENIDYDAISGLATEARQKLKQVHPLSVAQASRISGVNPADVSILLVYLEQGKIARVSQ; the protein is encoded by the coding sequence ATGCAATACGAAGCAGGTAGCTATGATGTCATTGTTATTGGTGCTGGTCATGCTGGTAGTGAAGCTGGCCTTGCGGCTGCAAGAGTCGGAGCTAAAACGTTGATGATCACCATTAACTTGGATATGGTCGCCTTTATGCCATGCAATCCGTCCGTTGGTGGGCCGGCAAAAGGTATAGTTGTTAGGGAAATTGACGCTTTAGGCGGTGAAATGGGGAAAAATATCGATAAGACCCATATCCAAATGAGGATGCTGAATACTGCTAAAGGTCCGGCTGTTCGAGCGTTGCGGGCGCAGGCAGATAAATTTCTCTATCAACAAGAAATGAAAAAGACGATAGAAGACCAAGAAAATTTGACATTGATTCAGGGAATGGTAGAAGAATTAATTGTTGAAAATGACGTTTGTACGGGTGTAATCACTAAAACTGGTGCGGTGTATCGTGCGAAAACTGTCGTAATAACGACGGGAACATATTTACGCGGTGAAATCATATTAGGGGAACTGAAATATTCAAGCGGTCCTAATAATCAACAGCCTTCCATCAGGCTATCTGAACATTTAGAGCAGTTAGGATTTGATTTGGTCCGTTTTAAAACGGGGACACCACCACGTGTGAATAGTTCTTCCATAGATTACAGCAAAACGGAAATTCAGCCTGGTGATGAAGTGCCACGTGCATTTTCTTATGAAACCACAAAGTTCATCACTGATCAATTACCTTGCTGGTTAACGTATACGAATGAGGGAACACATCAGCTCATTGATGATAATCTACACCGTTCACCAATGTATTCCGGAATGATAAAGGGAACTGGACCTCGTTATTGTCCTTCGATAGAAGATAAAGTCGTCCGTTTTAATGATAAACCACGGCATCAAATCTTCCTGGAACCTGAAGGTCGCAATACAAAGGAAGTTTATGTGCAAGGTTTATCTACCAGTTTGCCTGAAGATGTACAAGTGAAAATCCTACAAACCATTCCAGGCCTCGAAAAGGCGGAAATGATGCGTGCTGGATATGCAATAGAATATGATGCTATCGTTCCTACGCAGCTTTGGCCTACACTGGAAACGAAAAAAATCAAAAATCTGTATACTGCTGGCCAAATTAACGGGACATCCGGTTACGAGGAAGCAGCAGGACAAGGATTGATGGCCGGTATTAATGCGGGATTGAATGCAATAGGTAAAGAAGAACTGATTTTAAGCCGTTCGGATGCCTATATTGGTGTTCTCATTGATGACCTTGTAACGAAAGGTACGAATGAACCATACCGATTGCTTACTTCACGAGCAGAATATCGTTTATTGTTGCGTCATGATAATGCCGATTTGCGCTTAACGGAAATTGGATTCAATATCGGAATGATCCAAGAAGAACGTTATAATCGTTTCCTTTTGAAAAAAGAAGCGGTTGAAATGGAAAAAGAACGACTAAAATCAAATTTCATCAAACCGACTAAAGAGGTACAAGAAATCATTACAGCAAGTGGCGGCAGTGAGTTGAAGGATGGAATCCGTGCCTCTGATTTATTGAAACGGCCTGAGATGGATTATTCCCATATTCAGAAGTTGGCGCCAAGTGATGTCGAACTGAGCGATGAAGTGACGGAACAGGTCGAAATCCAGATCAAGTATGAAGGTTATATCGAAAAATCTCTACAGCAAGTCGATCGCCTGAAAAAAATGGAGAATAAAAAGATTCCAGAGAATATCGATTATGATGCAATTTCTGGTCTAGCAACGGAAGCACGTCAAAAATTAAAGCAGGTCCACCCGCTATCAGTAGCTCAGGCTTCAAGAATTTCCGGTGTGAATCCCGCTGATGTTTCCATTTTGCTTGTTTATTTGGAACAAGGTAAAATTGCCAGAGTATCTCAGTAA